Proteins from one Ketobacter alkanivorans genomic window:
- a CDS encoding PA0069 family radical SAM protein encodes MVYKGRGAISNKNSRFDTLNSEWDEECQRPAPKTVFYRESAKSIVTKNQSPDVPFDFSINPYRGCEHGCIYCFARPNHAYVDLSPGLDFETKIFIKENAAECLERTFQRRGYKPMPITLGTATDPYQPIEREKQITRSLLKLMVRYKHPFSLITKSALVCRDADLLQQAAQMGLVKVMISVTTLSNELKARLEPRTASGEARLRAIDMLSSQGIPVGLLMAPLIPWINDNEVEEIVSRSAKAGAESANFIFLRLPLEVAPLFQEWLQNHYPDRAERVLNSIRHSRGGKLYEARFGERMRGRGVIAELLSSRFRKACSRSAIQYAGSRILDQSQFSLPCKNNQLALF; translated from the coding sequence ATGGTGTATAAAGGCAGAGGGGCGATCAGCAATAAGAACAGCCGTTTCGACACATTAAACTCTGAATGGGATGAAGAATGTCAGCGCCCAGCCCCAAAAACCGTATTCTATCGCGAATCAGCAAAATCCATTGTCACTAAGAACCAATCACCGGATGTGCCCTTTGATTTTTCGATAAACCCCTATCGCGGTTGTGAGCATGGCTGCATTTACTGCTTTGCCAGACCAAACCACGCTTACGTGGACCTTTCACCCGGCCTGGATTTCGAAACCAAAATCTTCATTAAGGAAAACGCAGCAGAATGTCTGGAGCGTACCTTTCAACGCAGAGGGTATAAGCCCATGCCTATTACATTAGGTACAGCAACGGATCCATATCAGCCAATTGAAAGAGAAAAGCAAATCACACGTAGTTTGCTTAAGCTGATGGTTAGATATAAACACCCATTCAGCCTGATCACAAAAAGCGCATTGGTTTGTCGAGATGCTGATTTACTGCAACAAGCTGCCCAGATGGGGTTGGTGAAAGTTATGATTAGCGTAACCACACTGAGCAACGAGTTGAAAGCCAGACTGGAGCCCAGAACGGCTTCGGGAGAGGCACGGCTTCGCGCTATCGACATGCTATCGAGCCAGGGCATACCGGTGGGGTTACTGATGGCACCCCTTATCCCCTGGATTAATGATAATGAGGTGGAAGAGATTGTAAGCAGGTCGGCAAAGGCGGGGGCTGAGAGCGCTAATTTCATCTTTCTGAGATTGCCTCTTGAGGTCGCACCCTTGTTCCAGGAGTGGTTGCAGAACCATTATCCAGATAGAGCTGAGCGGGTGCTTAATAGTATTCGTCATAGCCGGGGAGGGAAGCTCTATGAGGCGCGCTTTGGCGAACGAATGAGGGGGCGAGGTGTGATCGCTGAGTTGTTAAGCTCCCGTTTCAGAAAGGCGTGTTCACGTTCGGCTATTCAGTATGCTGGAAGCCGCATCCTTGACCAAAGTCAGTTTTCTTTACCATGCAAAAACAATCAGTTAGCTCTGTTTTGA
- a CDS encoding thymidine phosphorylase family protein yields the protein MESTSQPILTLKRVAIDTYHENVAYLHRECPTYKVEGFQALSKIEIQQDGKHILAVLNVVDDERIVMPGQLGLSEQAFSNLGVSEGSNVKVNHAEPPQSMEFVREKLSGERITQEKFNQIIKDIASNRYSKPEIAAFIVAVSEAGLDRDEVLYLTNAMVSSGQRLDWEEKRVVDKHCIGGIPGNRTSMIVVPIVAAFGLLCPKTSSRAITSPAGTADTMEVLAQVDLPVNRLHQIVREQRGCLAWGGTAKLAPADDVLISVERPLAIDSQAQMVASIMSKKRACGSTHLLIDIPAGPTAKVRTMKEAMQLRKLFEYVGDRIGLETQVIITDGRQPIGRGIGPVLEAQDVMKVLRNDPDAPHDLREKSLQLAGRLIEFENDIRGGEGYDVARDILDSGRALFKMEQLIAAQGKQETVYTLGTQTQDVTAVKDGVVVEINNLTMARIARLAGAPMDKGAGVYLFKRIGDHVKQGEPLYRIYSEFSADFQFACNLANKDNGFRIGQSEELQFTW from the coding sequence ATGGAAAGCACCTCCCAACCGATATTGACACTGAAACGGGTGGCCATTGATACCTACCATGAAAACGTAGCGTATCTGCACAGAGAATGCCCCACCTATAAGGTCGAGGGGTTTCAGGCGCTGAGTAAGATTGAGATCCAGCAGGATGGCAAACACATTCTGGCGGTGTTAAACGTGGTAGACGATGAACGCATCGTTATGCCAGGCCAATTGGGTTTATCCGAGCAGGCATTTAGTAATTTAGGTGTGTCTGAAGGCTCAAACGTCAAGGTCAACCACGCCGAGCCTCCGCAATCGATGGAGTTTGTTCGAGAGAAATTATCCGGGGAACGCATTACGCAGGAAAAGTTTAATCAGATCATCAAAGACATTGCCAGTAACCGCTACTCGAAACCTGAAATCGCCGCATTTATCGTAGCAGTATCTGAGGCCGGCCTGGATCGGGATGAAGTTCTGTACCTTACCAATGCCATGGTGAGTTCCGGGCAACGCCTGGATTGGGAAGAAAAGCGTGTTGTAGATAAACACTGCATTGGGGGAATTCCAGGGAACCGCACCTCCATGATTGTCGTGCCCATAGTTGCGGCGTTCGGCCTGCTTTGCCCCAAGACATCAAGTCGCGCTATTACCTCCCCTGCAGGCACAGCAGACACTATGGAGGTTCTGGCGCAAGTGGATCTTCCAGTTAATCGGCTGCATCAAATTGTACGTGAACAGCGAGGCTGCCTGGCGTGGGGCGGTACAGCCAAACTGGCACCAGCCGATGATGTGCTCATCTCTGTTGAGCGGCCGCTGGCCATCGATTCTCAGGCCCAAATGGTGGCATCCATCATGTCAAAAAAGCGGGCTTGTGGATCAACGCACCTGTTAATCGATATCCCAGCCGGGCCAACGGCAAAAGTACGAACCATGAAAGAAGCCATGCAACTGCGCAAACTGTTCGAGTACGTTGGCGATCGAATCGGGCTTGAGACCCAGGTAATCATAACCGATGGCCGTCAACCCATCGGCCGCGGCATAGGCCCCGTTCTGGAAGCCCAAGACGTAATGAAGGTGCTGCGCAACGATCCTGACGCGCCCCATGATCTTAGGGAAAAGTCACTGCAGCTGGCTGGCCGCCTGATTGAGTTTGAAAATGACATTCGAGGCGGAGAAGGCTATGACGTTGCCCGAGACATTCTTGACTCCGGCCGCGCGCTATTCAAAATGGAGCAACTCATAGCCGCTCAGGGCAAGCAGGAAACCGTCTATACCCTGGGAACTCAGACCCAGGACGTAACCGCCGTCAAAGATGGTGTGGTAGTGGAGATCAACAATCTGACTATGGCCAGAATTGCGCGACTGGCAGGAGCCCCCATGGATAAAGGTGCTGGCGTCTATCTATTTAAACGTATTGGAGACCATGTGAAGCAAGGTGAGCCGCTTTATCGCATCTATTCCGAGTTCTCAGCTGATTTCCAGTTTGCGTGCAACCTGGCAAACAAGGATAACGGTTTTCGTATCGGCCAATCTGAGGAGCTTCAATTTACATGGTAA
- a CDS encoding ribose-phosphate diphosphokinase gives MVMDDAMIVLGFEGSRDQTEKLAAQLQVPFDLIKVHRFPDGESCVTVPIGLPETVVFMLSLDQPNQKLIELLLAESAARKHGCKKSVLVAPYLCYMRQDIEFEPGQAISQLIIGDLLSRCFDTVITIDPHLHRIKSLDEAFTHCEAISLSAAGLIGTHLSNNAENTILVGPDEESEQWVKVAAKHSGMPWCVASKVRSGDRNVKVALPKVDFQGKHAILLDDVISSGHTMKEAAEALLEAGCTRVDAACTHALFAAGAEQALKASGVNSVISCNSIPHQSNRIDLSPLFAETLRARLY, from the coding sequence ATGGTAATGGATGACGCAATGATCGTATTGGGGTTTGAAGGTAGCCGCGACCAAACAGAGAAACTGGCCGCCCAACTTCAGGTGCCGTTCGACCTGATAAAAGTACATCGCTTTCCGGATGGGGAAAGCTGTGTAACCGTGCCCATCGGGCTTCCTGAAACCGTCGTATTTATGCTGAGCCTCGATCAGCCTAACCAAAAGCTGATTGAGTTACTGCTGGCCGAATCAGCTGCCCGCAAGCACGGATGTAAAAAATCGGTATTGGTCGCGCCCTACCTCTGCTATATGCGTCAGGACATTGAGTTTGAGCCTGGGCAGGCCATAAGCCAACTGATCATTGGTGATTTGCTGTCCAGATGCTTCGATACGGTCATCACAATCGATCCGCACTTGCACCGCATCAAATCACTCGATGAGGCCTTTACCCATTGCGAGGCGATCAGCCTGTCTGCCGCAGGTTTAATCGGCACACACTTGTCCAACAATGCCGAAAACACAATTCTGGTGGGGCCGGACGAAGAATCGGAGCAATGGGTGAAAGTTGCCGCCAAACACAGCGGGATGCCATGGTGCGTTGCCAGCAAAGTTCGCAGCGGGGACCGCAACGTGAAGGTAGCGCTACCGAAGGTTGATTTTCAAGGTAAGCACGCAATCCTGCTGGACGATGTGATCAGCTCCGGTCATACCATGAAAGAAGCAGCCGAAGCGCTGCTGGAGGCCGGATGCACACGAGTGGACGCGGCCTGCACCCACGCCTTGTTTGCGGCAGGAGCTGAACAAGCACTGAAGGCATCAGGTGTAAACTCTGTGATCAGCTGCAACAGTATCCCCCACCAAAGCAACCGCATTGACCTGAGCCCATTGTTTGCTGAAACCTTACGCGCGCGACTTTATTGA
- a CDS encoding alpha/beta fold hydrolase, whose product MPYLCDRPQKPKSHLTLVLAHGAGAPMDSEFMTCMARLLNDRGISVVRFEFPYMAERRESGKKRPPNRMPELMKSFYAAVEHCGGPQLCVVGGKSMGGRVASMLLADGAVQAAVSLGYPFHPTGKPDNLRKDHWGAIEAPWLIVQGTRDPMGKREEVEGYELPSSALVKWLDDGDHDFKPRKASGLTQSQHWVQAADWVSEFIVGLS is encoded by the coding sequence TTGCCTTACCTGTGTGATCGCCCGCAAAAGCCGAAAAGTCACTTGACGCTGGTATTGGCTCATGGTGCCGGTGCCCCTATGGACAGTGAGTTCATGACCTGTATGGCCAGGCTTCTGAACGACCGTGGTATCAGCGTTGTGCGCTTTGAATTCCCGTATATGGCTGAGCGGCGGGAATCCGGGAAGAAAAGGCCGCCTAATAGGATGCCGGAGCTTATGAAGAGCTTTTATGCCGCTGTTGAACATTGTGGTGGCCCGCAGTTGTGTGTTGTCGGAGGCAAATCCATGGGGGGGCGGGTCGCGTCGATGTTGCTGGCCGACGGGGCGGTACAAGCGGCTGTGTCGCTGGGGTATCCATTCCATCCTACAGGTAAGCCCGACAATCTGCGCAAGGATCACTGGGGAGCCATCGAGGCACCTTGGTTGATTGTGCAAGGTACCCGAGATCCTATGGGGAAGCGCGAGGAGGTTGAGGGTTACGAGTTGCCATCCAGTGCGTTGGTAAAGTGGCTGGATGATGGTGATCATGATTTCAAGCCGCGCAAGGCCAGCGGACTAACCCAATCTCAGCATTGGGTACAAGCTGCAGACTGGGTTAGTGAATTTATTGTGGGGTTATCCTGA
- the rdgC gene encoding recombination-associated protein RdgC codes for MWFKNLRIYRFTKPFEMGAEELQSQLAEKAFHPCGRQDLSKYGWVPPIDQDTNQEAEPLYVHACNGYLMLCAKREDKVIPASVIKEAVQERSQHIEQKEARKVFKKEQDQLKDEVMLELLPRAFSKTQRVYAYISPKDDLLLIDASSSAKAEQFMSHLRDTLGSLPVIPPASKQVPTDVMTHWLAEQSAHPPFQLEKECELSNPADSANVIRCKAQDLDADEVQSMLESGKLCTKLAVNWNDSLHCVIEDDLSIKRMKFDDQLIEQASETDADSKAQQFDQDFAVMSLELSKFCKDLFKAFGGLEKTRVI; via the coding sequence ATGTGGTTCAAAAACTTGCGCATCTATCGTTTTACCAAGCCGTTTGAGATGGGCGCAGAGGAGTTACAGAGCCAGCTGGCGGAAAAGGCCTTTCACCCCTGTGGACGCCAGGATCTGAGCAAATACGGCTGGGTACCCCCCATTGATCAGGATACCAACCAAGAGGCAGAGCCATTGTACGTCCACGCTTGCAACGGCTATCTAATGTTGTGTGCCAAACGCGAAGACAAGGTGATTCCCGCTTCCGTCATCAAAGAAGCGGTACAGGAGCGCTCTCAACACATCGAACAGAAAGAAGCCCGCAAGGTGTTCAAAAAAGAACAGGATCAATTGAAAGATGAAGTCATGCTGGAATTGTTGCCCAGGGCCTTCTCTAAAACGCAGCGGGTATACGCCTACATCTCTCCCAAAGACGATCTGCTGCTGATTGATGCATCCAGCTCGGCCAAGGCAGAGCAGTTCATGAGCCACCTGCGCGACACACTGGGTTCGCTGCCCGTCATTCCGCCTGCCAGCAAACAAGTTCCTACCGACGTGATGACCCATTGGCTTGCCGAGCAGTCTGCACACCCTCCATTCCAACTGGAAAAAGAGTGCGAGTTGAGCAACCCTGCCGACAGCGCCAACGTGATCCGTTGCAAGGCGCAGGATCTGGATGCCGATGAAGTACAGTCCATGCTGGAATCCGGCAAACTCTGCACCAAGTTAGCCGTCAACTGGAACGACAGTTTACACTGCGTTATTGAAGACGATCTGTCCATAAAACGGATGAAGTTTGATGATCAACTGATCGAGCAGGCGAGCGAAACCGATGCTGACAGCAAAGCACAACAGTTCGATCAGGATTTTGCGGTAATGAGCCTGGAGCTTTCCAAGTTTTGCAAGGATCTGTTCAAAGCATTTGGCGGACTAGAGAAAACTAGGGTTATCTAG
- a CDS encoding FHA domain-containing protein: MHDSTLTPTKVGGFRLRSLQDGEEFPLDTDEMLVGREVECSITLDSGHISRYHAKISLLNGDVVVEDLRSTNGTFINGRRISAPQSVSVGDEVRFHEISFRLVSDDEGSGDADATVFQSAPAVASTKDTSARKVTNSVAEQIQAQPAMAEAAPEPDEDSTRLLSVDDLNRLQGKSEHVNARVDNGSGPRLVMLTAPIRGKVYSLISQNKSAWVIGRDQSVDFQVGDKTVSGQHARIRKLADEWVLESCEGRNPIFINNRSVEFTTLHPGDVIRVGRMELIFRTDEKALVPDHDETPRFAASRTNVALLIGAVVVLGLVLGIILV, translated from the coding sequence ATGCATGATAGTACCCTAACCCCTACAAAAGTTGGTGGTTTCCGGCTGCGTTCTCTTCAAGATGGTGAAGAATTCCCACTTGATACAGATGAGATGTTGGTCGGTAGGGAAGTGGAATGCAGTATTACGCTGGATAGCGGCCATATTTCGCGATACCACGCTAAAATCAGCCTATTGAACGGTGATGTGGTAGTGGAAGACTTGCGCTCTACCAACGGAACGTTCATAAATGGGCGGCGTATTTCGGCGCCCCAGTCCGTTAGCGTTGGCGATGAAGTCAGATTCCATGAAATATCGTTTCGGCTGGTGTCTGATGATGAGGGCTCTGGCGATGCCGATGCCACCGTATTTCAGTCGGCACCTGCCGTGGCATCCACTAAGGATACGTCCGCTCGCAAGGTGACCAATTCAGTCGCCGAGCAGATTCAAGCCCAGCCAGCTATGGCTGAAGCGGCCCCTGAGCCAGATGAAGACAGCACCCGCCTGCTCAGCGTTGATGACCTGAATCGCCTACAAGGTAAGTCAGAGCATGTAAATGCCAGGGTGGACAATGGCAGTGGCCCCCGTTTGGTGATGCTCACCGCGCCGATTCGCGGTAAGGTTTATTCTCTGATCTCCCAAAACAAAAGTGCCTGGGTAATTGGCCGAGATCAGAGTGTTGATTTTCAGGTAGGGGACAAAACCGTATCCGGGCAACACGCCAGGATTCGCAAGCTGGCAGATGAATGGGTGCTGGAATCCTGCGAAGGGCGTAACCCCATTTTTATAAACAACCGCTCAGTTGAATTCACCACTTTGCATCCCGGCGATGTAATTCGGGTCGGCCGTATGGAATTGATATTTCGTACCGACGAAAAAGCGCTGGTTCCGGATCACGATGAAACACCGCGTTTTGCCGCTTCACGTACCAATGTGGCGCTATTGATCGGTGCCGTCGTTGTGCTGGGCCTGGTATTAGGAATCATTCTTGTCTGA
- a CDS encoding acetyl-CoA C-acyltransferase produces MAAAYIVDAVRTAGGRRNGRLSQVSPADLGAVVVNALLKRNDVDPALIEDVIFGCVSQIGPQTFNVARTVVLASDLPIEVPGVTVDRQCGSGQQAIHFAAQAVMSGNQDMIIAGGVENMSMTPIGSPLLVAAKAGMRTPFDGAAISARYPGVEFSQFVGAERMATKYGVSRDDLDTFAYQSHMKGAAAYDDNRFDREIVPVNVEVEGEQVVHNVDEGLRRSASLEAIQGLEPLQEGGLITAASASQICDGSAAVLVVSERALKQYGFTPLAKIHDMTVVGSDPTMVLEGPIPASQKILQRTGLKIEDIGLYEVNEAFGSVPLAWKNALGADLNRLNVNGGAQALGHPLGATGAKLMGTLTYELIRRKERYGLLSICEGLGTANATIIENLQI; encoded by the coding sequence GTGGCTGCTGCCTATATTGTTGATGCTGTAAGAACCGCCGGTGGGCGCCGTAATGGTCGCCTCAGCCAGGTCAGTCCGGCCGATTTGGGGGCCGTTGTTGTTAATGCGCTGTTAAAGCGTAACGACGTAGATCCCGCCCTGATTGAAGACGTTATTTTCGGTTGTGTGAGCCAGATCGGGCCCCAAACCTTTAACGTTGCCCGTACTGTAGTGCTCGCTTCCGATCTGCCCATTGAAGTGCCAGGTGTAACAGTGGACCGCCAGTGCGGTTCAGGCCAGCAGGCTATACACTTCGCCGCTCAAGCGGTTATGTCCGGCAATCAGGATATGATCATTGCAGGCGGCGTAGAGAACATGAGCATGACCCCGATTGGTTCACCTTTGTTGGTGGCTGCGAAAGCTGGAATGCGGACACCGTTTGATGGTGCAGCCATTTCCGCCCGCTACCCGGGTGTAGAGTTCAGCCAGTTTGTCGGTGCCGAGCGAATGGCCACCAAATATGGTGTATCCAGAGATGATTTGGATACTTTTGCCTATCAGAGCCATATGAAAGGCGCGGCAGCTTATGATGACAACCGCTTTGATCGCGAAATCGTGCCGGTAAATGTCGAAGTGGAAGGGGAGCAGGTGGTACACAATGTCGACGAAGGCCTGCGTCGTAGTGCCAGTCTGGAAGCCATTCAAGGGCTTGAGCCGCTGCAGGAAGGGGGCTTGATTACAGCCGCCTCTGCCAGCCAGATCTGTGATGGATCCGCCGCAGTTTTGGTGGTGAGTGAGCGCGCCTTGAAGCAATATGGTTTCACGCCATTGGCTAAAATCCACGATATGACAGTGGTAGGCTCAGACCCCACCATGGTTTTGGAAGGCCCGATTCCCGCCAGCCAGAAAATCCTTCAGCGTACAGGTTTAAAAATTGAGGATATCGGGTTGTATGAAGTGAACGAGGCATTTGGCTCTGTTCCACTGGCCTGGAAAAATGCACTGGGAGCAGACTTGAATCGCCTGAACGTAAATGGCGGCGCGCAGGCATTGGGGCATCCATTAGGTGCCACCGGAGCCAAGCTGATGGGGACTCTGACCTACGAATTGATTCGTCGCAAGGAGCGATACGGCCTTCTGTCCATTTGCGAGGGGCTGGGTACCGCTAACGCCACCATCATCGAAAACTTACAAATCTAG
- a CDS encoding ferritin-like domain-containing protein encodes MILDSMLRGMPAGARGRVEEAIDNISVVLQMRNPKVFASMAPSAVRGLALKQGKRKSVVHMNSHHPVTFDLTYKMDFPEMRRLYQRAVENQWNADKDLDWTTDVDPRNPEIPIISNDFFPDDYIQQLPVKLTGKQRIELNYNIACWMLSQFMHGEQGALYASAQVTESVGWMEGKLFGGTQVMDEARHLEVFNRYLTDKLNKRYDVNDNLFVILDDLLTDARWDFKFLGMQIMVEGLALGAFRTIHNMSKEPLLKNLLKYVIKDEARHVHYGVLALKDHFTNELSDAERREREDWAFEVAVLMRNRFMAHEIFEEWFEGIISRREWNNLISNSPAMMQFRQNMFYRLIPNLDFIGLMSPRIRPYYDKFGMLDYLKGKNASQLSEQDMVADLS; translated from the coding sequence ATGATTCTGGATTCCATGTTGCGGGGTATGCCCGCAGGAGCTCGGGGCCGGGTGGAGGAGGCCATTGATAATATCTCGGTGGTACTGCAAATGCGCAATCCAAAGGTTTTTGCCTCCATGGCACCATCGGCAGTGCGGGGCTTGGCTTTAAAGCAGGGTAAGCGTAAATCCGTAGTGCATATGAATTCGCATCACCCCGTTACCTTCGATCTTACCTATAAGATGGACTTTCCTGAGATGCGCCGACTGTACCAGCGCGCGGTGGAGAACCAGTGGAATGCCGATAAGGATCTTGATTGGACTACGGATGTTGACCCCCGTAACCCTGAGATCCCCATTATATCCAATGACTTTTTCCCGGATGACTATATCCAGCAGTTGCCGGTCAAGCTAACCGGCAAGCAGCGGATTGAACTCAACTACAACATAGCCTGCTGGATGCTGAGCCAGTTTATGCATGGAGAGCAGGGTGCGTTATACGCCTCTGCCCAGGTAACTGAAAGTGTGGGCTGGATGGAAGGTAAATTGTTTGGTGGTACGCAGGTTATGGATGAGGCGCGCCACCTGGAAGTGTTCAATCGTTATCTCACCGATAAGCTGAACAAGCGTTACGATGTAAATGACAATCTTTTTGTGATTTTGGATGATTTATTGACCGACGCCCGTTGGGATTTCAAGTTTCTTGGTATGCAGATCATGGTGGAAGGCCTGGCATTGGGGGCGTTCCGTACCATCCATAATATGAGCAAGGAGCCTCTCCTTAAGAATCTATTGAAATACGTTATTAAAGACGAGGCCCGCCATGTCCACTATGGTGTATTGGCATTGAAAGATCATTTTACCAATGAGCTGTCTGATGCTGAACGCAGGGAGCGGGAAGACTGGGCCTTTGAAGTGGCGGTTTTAATGCGCAATCGCTTTATGGCTCATGAGATTTTTGAAGAGTGGTTTGAGGGTATTATCAGTCGTCGGGAATGGAACAATCTGATTTCGAATTCCCCGGCCATGATGCAATTCCGTCAGAATATGTTCTACCGACTGATCCCCAATCTTGATTTTATCGGGTTGATGTCGCCTCGAATTCGCCCCTACTATGACAAGTTCGGCATGCTTGATTACCTGAAAGGCAAGAACGCCAGCCAGCTGTCTGAACAGGATATGGTCGCTGATCTCAGTTAG
- a CDS encoding multicopper oxidase family protein, with protein MPLSRRTFLGGLGSALTLSACSHIPRFSLESSAESGYDYILTAAPTPIELIPGTTTPAWCFNESFPSPTIFAKQGQEIKILFRNRLSEPTTIHWHGLRIKNEMDGVPFLTQPPIQPGEDFLYRFTPPDAGTFWYHPHVNSLTQLGKGLVGAIVVAEAEPVTFDTDLPLLLKNWHINEDGSFAPFTSPRNAFRMGTPGAWESVNGVQNPEYEVAPGALVRLRFLNVDNTVMYKITAPAHAAWIIAIDGNPIEKPTPLTQHEIGPGMRLDVAIQAPTKAGERIAIKNAKGRLLFDLLSLKTAGEAIAQPQAISPLPLNPISAPDLDNAETLNFVFEWEGAITPTNTSGKANHKFWTINRRAWEGMSAENIPAPLADLQLGKTYIFRLKNVTPHSHPIHMHGFTWTVLRSNQKKIVPYHTDTVLLQKNEMVEVAFVADNPGHWMYHCHVIEHMKTGLMGYITVK; from the coding sequence ATGCCCCTGTCTCGACGCACTTTCCTTGGCGGATTAGGTTCCGCGCTTACTCTATCAGCCTGCTCGCACATTCCCCGTTTTAGCTTAGAGAGCTCCGCTGAGTCAGGCTACGACTACATACTCACCGCAGCCCCCACACCCATCGAGCTGATCCCCGGCACCACCACACCCGCTTGGTGTTTCAACGAAAGCTTTCCATCCCCGACGATATTTGCCAAACAGGGTCAGGAAATAAAAATACTGTTTCGCAACCGCTTATCGGAACCCACTACAATCCACTGGCATGGGCTGCGTATTAAGAACGAGATGGACGGTGTCCCCTTTCTAACCCAGCCACCCATCCAGCCAGGCGAAGATTTTCTCTATCGATTCACGCCACCGGATGCCGGCACGTTCTGGTATCACCCGCACGTAAACAGCCTGACACAGCTGGGGAAAGGTCTGGTGGGAGCCATTGTGGTAGCAGAGGCAGAACCTGTCACATTCGACACAGACCTACCCCTGTTATTGAAAAACTGGCATATCAACGAAGACGGTAGCTTTGCCCCTTTCACCAGCCCCCGCAATGCGTTTCGAATGGGAACCCCTGGTGCCTGGGAATCAGTGAATGGCGTGCAAAATCCAGAATACGAAGTCGCTCCGGGTGCCCTGGTCAGGCTCCGTTTTTTGAACGTTGATAACACGGTGATGTACAAAATCACCGCCCCTGCACACGCGGCATGGATTATCGCTATAGACGGCAATCCCATTGAAAAGCCCACACCGCTAACACAGCATGAGATCGGCCCAGGCATGCGGCTTGATGTGGCAATCCAAGCGCCCACAAAAGCAGGGGAAAGAATCGCTATCAAGAATGCAAAAGGTCGGCTTTTATTTGATTTGTTGAGCCTGAAAACCGCAGGTGAGGCCATCGCCCAACCCCAAGCAATATCACCACTGCCTCTGAACCCGATATCGGCCCCTGATCTGGATAATGCCGAAACACTGAATTTCGTATTTGAGTGGGAAGGCGCAATAACCCCCACCAATACCAGCGGAAAAGCCAACCACAAGTTCTGGACTATTAACCGCAGGGCTTGGGAGGGCATGTCAGCAGAGAATATCCCCGCCCCGCTGGCCGACCTGCAGTTAGGCAAAACTTATATTTTCCGCCTAAAAAACGTGACCCCGCACAGCCATCCGATCCATATGCATGGATTCACCTGGACTGTGTTGCGCTCAAACCAGAAGAAGATAGTGCCCTATCACACCGACACCGTACTGCTGCAAAAAAATGAAATGGTTGAAGTAGCATTCGTAGCAGACAATCCAGGACATTGGATGTATCACTGCCACGTTATCGAACACATGAAGACAGGGTTGATGGGCTATATCACCGTTAAGTGA